The following are from one region of the Pelagibius sp. CAU 1746 genome:
- a CDS encoding sigma-70 family RNA polymerase sigma factor: MAGRQRLEKEPERMTHPIAPKNPTAPREMPGRESSERLAWLLSRCSLGDQAAFGELYEATSAKLFGIALRILRREAWAEEALQEAFVKVWRHAGSYDPGRGRPMTWMINIVRNQSLDLLRRADYRVAEEEWTAAKDRRTSADNPAASAETSEEMQKVLACLGRLGEEQRDCILLSYHQGLTPTEIAGRMKRPAGTVKTWIRRGLMKLRECLEQKGVGQ; encoded by the coding sequence TTGGCCGGGCGCCAGCGGCTGGAGAAAGAACCTGAGCGTATGACCCATCCGATTGCACCCAAGAACCCCACGGCGCCCCGCGAGATGCCGGGCCGGGAGTCCTCAGAACGCCTGGCGTGGTTGCTGTCGCGCTGCAGCCTTGGCGATCAGGCGGCCTTCGGCGAACTCTATGAGGCGACGTCCGCGAAACTCTTCGGCATCGCCTTGCGTATATTACGGCGGGAGGCTTGGGCCGAAGAGGCCCTGCAGGAGGCCTTCGTGAAGGTATGGCGGCACGCCGGCAGCTATGATCCCGGCCGAGGGCGGCCGATGACTTGGATGATCAATATCGTTCGAAACCAGTCCCTGGACCTGCTGCGGCGGGCCGACTATCGCGTAGCCGAGGAGGAATGGACCGCGGCGAAGGACCGGCGCACCAGTGCCGACAACCCGGCGGCCAGCGCGGAGACCAGCGAGGAGATGCAGAAGGTTCTCGCCTGCCTGGGCCGGTTGGGCGAAGAGCAGCGGGATTGCATTCTTCTGTCCTACCACCAAGGCCTGACACCGACCGAGATCGCGGGCCGCATGAAACGGCCGGCCGGCACCGTCAAGACATGGATTCGCCGAGGTCTGATGAAGCTGCGCGAATGCCTTGAGCAAAAGGGGGTGGGTCAATGA